The Aggregatilinea lenta genome includes a region encoding these proteins:
- a CDS encoding serine/threonine protein kinase, with amino-acid sequence MIGSRLGPYEIMDEIGHGGMATVYRAWQPSMDRFVAIKIIHRAIATEGTSLDRFEREAKLIARLEHPHILPIYDYNGMHDPPYIVMRYMPTGTLKDILQRDHLQFTEAAYLVRQVASALDYAHRQGVIHRDVKPSNIMVDGDGNAFLTDFGIARILESAEGLTASGLAVGTPGYMAPEQGMGLQIDNRADIYALGVMMFEMITGHTPYRAETPMGVILKHISDPVPLASTENPDISPDVDKVLLRAMSKDPNDRYQTATEMADDLIEAMGPSAAQTPKHLQRIAAETIADLERQRVEAQAALTVEKQQIPSESATMANELATPSGQAVPVPAPVREAPRRRTERRWGAALFAVLLLIAVGGGYLLLRENGDGSPGVKPSFVPTRSMCPQLVRQALDNTRASCSDINNNQICLGNQPVMMTLENGLTASLSQIGGPLPLGMIASANSGAFSQTTQSWGIAVIRAQVNLDPDTSVTFVMMGDTQLTPTDEYLRAFSFRTNTTSVESCPEAPPAALIVQVPEGQEAVFVANGVTITAGTTLILQAVPAGQMSIMALNGSVNVHSEDVTRDVPAGYSTRVTMNADLEAVSPPIAPERIPDLQTVVNLVGPSPLSLLPVPLDNVALATAVVLAPTLTDTPTPTRTPTHTNTPTDTVTPSPTPTDTQTPTTAPTNTPLPTATDTVTPTPSPTRTPRPTQTSTETPAPTNTVTELPSATDSPSETPTAVETEAVLPEPSETPLPATAEVEPALTATPPEPTAIPVGQLPYIQDMEGEDALAGWDYDSMHWQLLSEGGNVVLMGLSGLGDYLEILGNEQPEWAQRTEQSLAITMRISLRDSNSLGRVMFRATDEGYYVLEMVQGYMMLKRGVTGTIDRQSEELLRAWQEAAIQAGRWYEVTIWMAGNRIFVYVDHQLRLAANDTGLALPSGGAIRLQTLSSEVGQVGFDDIVIQRPESASDHFEGSRFPSTWQATSITNVELGAETDGNQYVYIFDDVDLLPITPPLADVFVSCRLYSEVGGFKVRLREGQDGAYQFNVEAGNLEIQQLDAQGDIVQTWTRQNYYGRGAWFDFTVVTVGNRLTIYRQGETILDELIDAAPTSGGLRFTTEVGDRLRVDDCLFAETALSPTVDARFAFDLISDLETRSIRDGLTDWYEYFDNAVVNAGWWVGGIENDPGEYIFDEVATERRRYYQITSGDEPLFRLFNSEVDAQGRVFGLGNDRIDFLDSTDIYVGGYVRLPLVAGIGSEGGFGARSTLNPSGDSLNQYEVVLIKDDNANLRVQVRANTPNNQTVLYEKPLDATFGGWHFLEVVALDDRIAFFADQRLLTVVRDVEQLGGTMSLSVGPDSVVQFDDLVVRDTSTNE; translated from the coding sequence ATGATCGGTTCTCGGCTCGGCCCGTATGAAATCATGGATGAAATCGGGCATGGCGGTATGGCGACCGTTTATCGGGCGTGGCAGCCATCCATGGATCGTTTCGTCGCGATCAAGATCATCCACCGCGCCATTGCGACCGAGGGTACGTCGCTCGACCGGTTCGAGCGCGAAGCCAAGCTCATTGCGCGGCTTGAGCATCCCCATATTTTGCCCATCTACGACTATAACGGCATGCACGATCCGCCTTATATCGTGATGCGTTACATGCCGACCGGCACCCTGAAAGACATCCTCCAGCGCGACCATCTCCAGTTCACCGAGGCCGCCTATCTCGTGCGGCAGGTGGCATCGGCGCTCGATTACGCGCATCGCCAGGGCGTCATCCACCGCGACGTGAAGCCATCGAATATTATGGTGGACGGCGACGGCAACGCGTTCCTGACCGACTTCGGCATCGCGCGTATTTTGGAGAGCGCGGAGGGCCTGACCGCCAGCGGCCTCGCGGTCGGCACGCCGGGCTACATGGCCCCCGAACAAGGCATGGGCCTGCAAATCGACAACCGCGCGGATATTTACGCGTTGGGCGTGATGATGTTCGAGATGATCACCGGGCACACACCCTATCGCGCCGAAACGCCGATGGGAGTGATCCTGAAGCACATCAGCGATCCGGTGCCGCTCGCTTCGACCGAAAATCCCGATATCTCGCCCGATGTCGACAAGGTGCTGCTGCGGGCGATGTCGAAAGACCCCAACGATCGCTACCAGACCGCGACCGAGATGGCCGACGACCTGATCGAGGCGATGGGGCCGAGCGCTGCTCAGACGCCCAAGCACCTCCAACGCATCGCGGCGGAGACGATCGCGGACCTGGAGCGGCAGCGGGTTGAGGCGCAAGCCGCGCTCACGGTGGAGAAGCAGCAAATCCCCAGCGAGTCGGCGACAATGGCGAATGAGCTGGCGACCCCATCCGGACAGGCGGTACCTGTGCCTGCGCCGGTTCGCGAGGCGCCGCGCCGTCGCACCGAGCGCCGGTGGGGAGCGGCGTTGTTTGCCGTGCTGCTGCTGATCGCAGTTGGCGGCGGTTACCTGCTGCTGCGCGAGAATGGAGACGGGAGTCCGGGCGTCAAACCCTCGTTTGTGCCCACTCGCTCGATGTGCCCGCAACTCGTGCGGCAGGCGCTGGACAATACGCGGGCTTCCTGCTCGGACATCAACAACAACCAGATCTGTCTCGGCAACCAGCCGGTGATGATGACCCTCGAAAACGGCCTGACCGCCAGTCTTAGCCAGATCGGCGGGCCGCTGCCGCTGGGGATGATCGCATCGGCCAATTCGGGTGCCTTTAGCCAAACGACCCAGTCGTGGGGCATCGCCGTGATCCGTGCCCAGGTGAACCTGGACCCCGACACCAGTGTGACGTTTGTAATGATGGGCGATACACAGCTTACGCCCACAGACGAGTACCTGCGAGCATTTAGCTTCCGGACGAACACGACCAGCGTTGAATCGTGCCCGGAGGCCCCGCCCGCGGCCTTGATCGTGCAGGTGCCAGAGGGCCAGGAGGCGGTGTTTGTCGCCAACGGCGTGACGATCACCGCCGGGACGACTCTCATTTTACAGGCCGTGCCCGCCGGACAGATGTCGATCATGGCGCTGAACGGTTCGGTGAACGTGCACTCAGAAGACGTGACGCGCGACGTGCCCGCTGGCTATTCGACGCGCGTCACGATGAACGCCGACCTGGAGGCGGTCAGCCCGCCGATTGCGCCGGAGCGTATCCCCGACCTTCAGACGGTGGTCAATCTGGTCGGGCCGTCGCCGCTGTCGCTGCTGCCAGTGCCACTGGACAACGTCGCATTGGCGACGGCGGTGGTGCTCGCACCCACGCTGACCGACACGCCGACGCCGACGCGTACGCCCACCCATACGAACACGCCCACGGACACGGTGACCCCGTCGCCGACGCCCACCGATACCCAGACGCCGACCACCGCGCCGACGAATACGCCGCTGCCTACGGCAACGGATACCGTAACTCCCACCCCGTCGCCGACGCGCACGCCGCGACCCACGCAGACTTCAACCGAGACTCCCGCGCCAACTAACACAGTTACCGAACTGCCGTCCGCCACAGATTCACCCAGCGAAACCCCTACAGCGGTAGAAACAGAGGCGGTGCTGCCAGAGCCGAGCGAAACACCGCTCCCGGCAACCGCCGAGGTTGAACCGGCGCTCACGGCCACCCCGCCGGAGCCAACCGCAATTCCCGTGGGCCAGCTGCCCTACATTCAGGATATGGAGGGTGAGGACGCGCTGGCCGGGTGGGATTACGACTCGATGCACTGGCAGCTACTTTCAGAGGGCGGCAACGTCGTGCTGATGGGCCTGTCGGGCCTGGGCGACTATTTGGAGATCCTGGGCAATGAGCAGCCCGAGTGGGCGCAGCGGACTGAACAGTCGCTGGCGATCACGATGCGCATCAGCCTGCGTGACAGCAACAGCCTGGGCCGCGTGATGTTCCGCGCGACGGACGAGGGTTACTACGTACTGGAGATGGTGCAGGGCTACATGATGCTCAAGCGCGGCGTGACGGGCACGATCGATCGCCAGTCAGAAGAACTGCTGCGCGCGTGGCAGGAGGCCGCGATCCAGGCGGGACGCTGGTACGAGGTTACGATCTGGATGGCGGGCAACCGCATCTTCGTCTACGTCGATCACCAGCTGCGGCTGGCAGCCAATGATACCGGGCTGGCGCTGCCATCCGGCGGCGCGATCCGGCTGCAAACCCTCAGCTCCGAAGTGGGGCAGGTCGGTTTCGACGACATCGTGATCCAGCGCCCCGAAAGCGCCAGCGATCATTTCGAGGGGTCGCGCTTCCCCAGCACGTGGCAGGCCACCAGCATCACCAACGTCGAGTTGGGCGCGGAGACGGATGGGAACCAGTATGTCTACATTTTCGACGACGTGGACCTGCTGCCGATCACGCCGCCGCTGGCGGATGTGTTTGTGTCGTGCCGGTTATACAGCGAGGTGGGCGGTTTTAAGGTCCGTCTGCGCGAAGGACAGGACGGCGCCTACCAGTTCAACGTCGAGGCGGGCAATCTGGAGATCCAGCAGCTTGATGCCCAGGGTGATATCGTGCAAACCTGGACGCGCCAGAATTACTATGGGCGCGGCGCATGGTTCGACTTTACCGTCGTGACAGTGGGCAACCGCCTGACGATCTACCGCCAGGGTGAGACGATCCTGGACGAGCTGATCGACGCTGCACCGACCTCCGGCGGGCTGCGCTTCACCACCGAGGTGGGAGATCGCCTGCGCGTGGATGACTGCCTCTTTGCAGAAACGGCGCTGTCACCGACCGTCGATGCGCGCTTCGCGTTTGACCTGATCAGCGACCTGGAAACGCGATCGATCCGGGATGGGCTGACGGACTGGTACGAGTACTTCGACAACGCTGTGGTGAACGCAGGTTGGTGGGTCGGCGGGATCGAGAACGACCCCGGCGAATACATCTTCGACGAGGTCGCGACGGAACGCCGCCGCTATTACCAGATCACGTCCGGCGACGAGCCGCTGTTCCGTCTGTTCAACAGTGAGGTGGATGCGCAGGGGCGCGTGTTTGGCCTGGGCAACGACCGCATCGACTTCCTCGACTCGACCGATATTTACGTGGGCGGCTATGTCCGGCTACCGCTGGTTGCCGGGATCGGCAGCGAAGGCGGTTTCGGCGCGCGCTCGACCCTCAACCCATCCGGCGACAGCCTGAACCAGTACGAGGTCGTGCTCATCAAAGACGACAACGCCAACCTGCGTGTGCAAGTGCGGGCCAACACCCCTAACAACCAAACGGTACTGTACGAAAAGCCGCTCGATGCGACGTTTGGCGGCTGGCACTTCCTCGAAGTCGTCGCCCTGGATGACCGCATCGCGTTCTTCGCGGACCAGCGGCTGCTGACCGTCGTACGCGACGTGGAGCAGTTAGGCGGCACGATGTCGTTGAGCGTCGGGCCAGACTCGGTCGTACAGTTCGACGACCTCGTCGTGCGCGATACGTCCACCAACGAGTAA
- a CDS encoding Cof-type HAD-IIB family hydrolase translates to MPDSSQPAIRLIVSDLDGTLLNTAHQITPFTDAAVRVAIEQGVLFTVATGKTFPSTEDVIQRYGITIPVITNNGTVLNGVDGSMIWERPIPLDIALESIELARREGILPIVYAGPELIVAPLNGSHDAIDRNMAILMAHYEPAARVVDDLAQALTDAYKPHKIIFMNADDLPSVAAFQDTLAETFAGRADVMRSGLISLFEILPRGVSKANALAVLLDYLDIDPAETMAVGDNSNDLEMIRMAGVGVAMGQSPDAVRAQADYVTGTNDEDGVGHAIHTFVLTPSIADRPTRNH, encoded by the coding sequence ATGCCCGATTCGTCACAGCCCGCCATCCGCCTGATCGTCTCCGATCTGGACGGCACCCTGCTCAACACGGCGCACCAGATCACACCTTTCACCGACGCTGCGGTGCGTGTGGCCATCGAGCAGGGCGTGTTGTTTACCGTCGCCACAGGCAAGACGTTCCCCTCCACCGAGGACGTCATCCAGCGCTATGGGATCACGATCCCGGTCATCACCAACAACGGAACCGTGCTCAACGGCGTCGATGGCAGCATGATCTGGGAGCGTCCGATCCCGCTCGACATCGCGTTGGAATCGATTGAGCTGGCGCGGCGCGAGGGAATTCTGCCCATTGTTTACGCCGGGCCGGAGCTGATCGTCGCGCCGCTGAATGGCAGCCACGACGCCATCGACCGCAACATGGCAATCCTCATGGCCCACTACGAACCCGCCGCGCGCGTGGTGGACGACTTGGCGCAGGCGCTGACAGATGCGTACAAGCCGCACAAGATCATCTTCATGAACGCCGACGATCTGCCCTCGGTCGCCGCCTTTCAGGATACGCTCGCTGAAACCTTCGCCGGACGCGCGGACGTCATGCGCAGCGGATTGATCTCGCTGTTCGAGATCCTGCCGCGCGGCGTGTCGAAGGCCAACGCGCTGGCCGTCCTGCTGGACTACCTGGACATCGACCCTGCCGAAACGATGGCCGTGGGCGACAACTCGAACGATCTTGAGATGATTCGTATGGCGGGCGTGGGCGTGGCGATGGGCCAGTCGCCCGACGCCGTGCGCGCCCAAGCCGACTATGTCACCGGGACAAACGATGAAGACGGCGTCGGGCACGCCATTCACACCTTTGTGCTAACACCCAGCATAGCCGACCGTCCAACACGGAATCACTAA
- the rfbB gene encoding dTDP-glucose 4,6-dehydratase, with amino-acid sequence MQNILVTGGAGFIGSEFARRMIANHPSYKVVVFDKLTYAGNLDNLLPISENPNYAFVQGDITDHAAVERTLEEHAIDAIVNFAAESHVDRSILNPDAFIQTDVVGVYVLLESARKLGINRFHHVSTDEVYGSIPEGTFREGDSLEPNSPYAASKAGGEMMLRAYHVTYGMHTTVTRGSNTFGPYQYPEKIAPFFITEALDDRPLPLYGDGMQVRDWLYVGDHCDAIDTVLHKGAPGEIYNVGGEHELHNIEVTHFILQALGKPETLIRHVADRPGHDRRYALTNDKIRRELGWSQQHTFEEAMAATVEWYRQNEWWWRKIKTGEYLDFYKAQYAERLAQAE; translated from the coding sequence ATGCAAAATATCCTGGTCACAGGCGGAGCAGGTTTCATCGGCAGCGAGTTCGCGCGGCGCATGATCGCTAACCACCCATCCTACAAGGTGGTCGTCTTCGACAAGTTGACCTACGCGGGCAACCTGGACAACCTGCTGCCCATCAGCGAAAACCCGAACTATGCATTCGTGCAGGGCGACATCACCGATCACGCGGCCGTCGAACGTACCCTGGAAGAGCATGCGATCGACGCTATCGTCAACTTCGCCGCCGAATCGCACGTGGATCGCTCGATCCTCAACCCGGACGCGTTCATTCAGACGGATGTCGTGGGCGTGTACGTGCTGCTCGAAAGCGCGCGCAAGCTGGGCATCAACCGCTTCCACCACGTCAGCACGGACGAAGTCTACGGCTCGATCCCCGAAGGCACCTTCCGCGAAGGCGATTCGCTAGAGCCAAACAGTCCCTACGCGGCCAGCAAGGCGGGCGGCGAGATGATGCTGCGCGCCTATCACGTGACGTACGGCATGCATACCACCGTCACGCGTGGCAGCAATACCTTTGGCCCCTACCAGTACCCGGAGAAGATCGCGCCGTTCTTCATCACCGAGGCGCTGGACGACCGTCCGCTGCCACTCTACGGCGACGGCATGCAGGTACGCGACTGGCTCTACGTGGGCGATCACTGCGACGCGATCGATACCGTGCTGCACAAGGGTGCGCCGGGCGAGATCTACAACGTGGGCGGCGAGCACGAGCTGCATAACATCGAGGTCACGCACTTTATTTTGCAGGCGCTGGGCAAGCCGGAGACGTTGATCCGCCACGTCGCGGACCGGCCCGGCCACGACCGCCGCTATGCGCTGACCAACGACAAGATCCGCCGCGAACTGGGCTGGTCGCAGCAGCACACCTTCGAAGAGGCGATGGCCGCGACAGTCGAATGGTACCGGCAGAACGAGTGGTGGTGGCGCAAGATCAAGACGGGCGAATACCTGGACTTCTACAAGGCGCAGTACGCGGAGCGCCTCGCCCAGGCCGAATAG
- a CDS encoding glucose-1-phosphate thymidylyltransferase: MKGLILSGGKGTRLYPLTYTRAKQLIPVANKPVLFRVIEAIRDAGITEIGIIIGDTGPEIRETVGDGAQFGVEITYIPQDAPLGLAHAVKIAHDFIGNDRFVMFLGDNVIQGGISPLIADFAHHDEWNSQIVLTAVEFPEQYGVAQLSDDGRIERLIEKPKQPPSNLALVGIYMFDHHIFQATDEIKPSFRGELEITDAIQWLIENGYSVYPHIHTGWWIDTGRPGDMLTANSLVLEELKPEIRGTVDAASEVDTRVTIQAGAEIVNSVIRGPAIIGQNTRIVNSYVGPFTSIYHDVVIENSEIERSIVLEHSTVCDIPTRIQDSLIGRHASVGINTLRPKAIKMHLGDHSRLELL; encoded by the coding sequence GTGAAAGGTCTGATTCTCAGCGGGGGCAAGGGCACACGGCTCTACCCGCTTACGTATACCCGCGCCAAGCAGTTGATCCCGGTCGCCAACAAGCCGGTGCTGTTCCGCGTGATCGAAGCCATTCGCGACGCCGGCATTACCGAGATCGGCATCATCATCGGCGACACCGGGCCGGAAATCCGCGAGACGGTCGGCGACGGAGCGCAGTTCGGCGTCGAGATCACGTATATCCCGCAGGACGCACCTCTCGGCCTGGCGCACGCGGTGAAGATCGCGCACGATTTCATCGGGAACGACCGCTTCGTGATGTTCCTGGGCGACAACGTGATCCAGGGCGGCATCAGTCCGCTGATCGCGGACTTCGCGCACCACGACGAGTGGAACAGCCAGATCGTGCTGACCGCCGTCGAGTTCCCCGAACAGTACGGCGTGGCCCAGCTTAGCGACGATGGCCGCATCGAGCGGTTGATCGAGAAGCCCAAACAGCCGCCGTCGAATCTGGCGCTGGTCGGCATCTACATGTTCGATCACCACATCTTCCAGGCGACAGACGAGATCAAACCGTCCTTCCGGGGCGAACTGGAAATTACCGACGCGATCCAGTGGCTGATCGAAAACGGCTACAGCGTGTACCCGCACATTCACACCGGCTGGTGGATCGACACCGGGCGACCCGGCGACATGCTAACCGCCAACAGCCTCGTGCTCGAAGAACTGAAGCCCGAAATCAGGGGCACGGTGGACGCCGCCTCCGAAGTCGATACGCGCGTGACCATTCAGGCCGGCGCGGAGATCGTCAACAGCGTGATTCGCGGCCCGGCCATCATCGGCCAGAACACGCGGATCGTCAACAGCTACGTCGGCCCATTCACCAGCATCTATCACGACGTCGTGATCGAGAACAGCGAGATCGAGCGCTCGATCGTGCTGGAACACAGCACCGTGTGCGATATCCCGACGCGCATTCAGGACAGCTTGATTGGCCGCCATGCATCGGTCGGCATCAACACACTGCGCCCGAAGGCGATCAAAATGCACCTGGGCGACCACAGCCGCCTGGAACTGCTCTAA
- a CDS encoding YveK family protein, whose amino-acid sequence MNLSYYVRILIRRGWILALAMLVTAAAAFGFSKLQTPTYRATQVVLFQPARSDYGLTETLRTLLASNVVWINSDARAQDVIDRLQLDMVPGELRSHAVFSSDPTKLIVQIDVTMEDGPLAAQIATEYGTVLQEYRTEENRDAQREDRIDAIRIDSATYSQFSPKTKINVIAGAVLGLLLGGVVVFALEYLDSNIVRRREDIERFLDLPVLAAVPAEDSRS is encoded by the coding sequence ATGAACTTATCTTATTACGTGCGCATTTTGATCCGGCGCGGCTGGATTCTCGCGCTGGCAATGCTCGTCACGGCGGCGGCAGCGTTTGGCTTCAGCAAGCTCCAAACGCCGACCTACCGCGCGACCCAGGTGGTGCTGTTCCAGCCCGCCCGCAGCGACTACGGCCTGACCGAGACGCTGCGTACGCTGTTGGCCAGCAACGTAGTGTGGATCAACAGCGACGCACGCGCGCAGGATGTCATTGACCGCTTGCAGCTCGACATGGTGCCCGGCGAACTGCGCAGCCACGCCGTTTTTAGCTCCGACCCGACCAAGCTCATCGTCCAGATCGACGTGACGATGGAAGACGGCCCACTGGCCGCGCAGATCGCCACAGAGTATGGCACGGTGCTGCAGGAATATCGCACGGAAGAAAACCGCGACGCGCAGCGTGAAGACCGCATCGACGCAATCCGGATCGACTCTGCCACCTATTCGCAGTTTTCGCCCAAGACCAAGATCAACGTCATCGCGGGGGCGGTGCTGGGGCTGCTGCTGGGTGGCGTCGTCGTTTTCGCGCTGGAATATCTGGATTCGAACATCGTGCGCCGCCGGGAAGATATCGAGCGCTTTCTCGACCTGCCCGTGCTGGCGGCTGTGCCTGCCGAAGATTCGCGCTCCTGA
- a CDS encoding CpsD/CapB family tyrosine-protein kinase, whose protein sequence is MPDAQLITLTDPRTPAAEAYRALRTNLTFYSLDKPLHCLLFTSPVPGEGKSTVLANLAVTLAQGGNRTIIVDSDLRKPSQHEIWHLDNQRGLTTMLVEVTALANPAVQATAVPNLSVLSSGPLPPNPADVLGSRRMDEVIAALKEHADYVLFDAPPTLAVTDAALLSAKMDGVILVLRAGSSQRDHAARAKEQLDRVKAPLIGTVLTNARYDAPVGSYYSR, encoded by the coding sequence ATGCCTGATGCTCAACTCATTACGCTGACCGATCCGCGCACGCCTGCCGCCGAAGCCTACCGCGCGCTGCGCACTAACCTGACCTTTTACAGCCTGGACAAACCGCTGCACTGCCTGCTGTTCACTTCGCCGGTGCCGGGCGAAGGCAAGAGCACGGTGCTCGCCAACCTGGCCGTGACGCTGGCGCAGGGCGGCAACCGCACCATCATCGTGGATTCGGACCTGCGCAAGCCGTCGCAGCACGAGATCTGGCACCTGGACAACCAGCGCGGCCTGACCACCATGCTGGTCGAAGTCACGGCACTGGCAAACCCGGCAGTCCAGGCGACCGCCGTGCCCAACCTGAGCGTGCTGTCCAGCGGCCCGCTGCCGCCCAACCCGGCGGATGTGCTCGGCTCGCGGCGCATGGACGAGGTGATCGCCGCGCTGAAAGAGCACGCCGACTACGTGCTGTTCGACGCGCCGCCTACCCTGGCCGTCACCGACGCGGCGCTGTTAAGCGCCAAAATGGACGGCGTGATCCTGGTGCTGCGTGCAGGCTCGTCCCAGCGCGACCATGCCGCGCGCGCCAAGGAACAGCTTGACCGCGTGAAGGCCCCGCTAATCGGCACCGTGCTCACCAACGCCCGCTACGACGCGCCCGTCGGCAGCTATTATTCTCGCTAA